A region of Panicum virgatum strain AP13 chromosome 8N, P.virgatum_v5, whole genome shotgun sequence DNA encodes the following proteins:
- the LOC120684915 gene encoding coniferyl alcohol acyltransferase-like, protein MASVNGCDNFPIRVVSRRMVKASDPSIKQHILAVSNLDLVPQSMPIATVCIYSRATAPGINAITASFEAGLPSLLNHYFPLAGRIATNPSSGLPQIHCNNHGAELVVGEAGVALASLDYGAMNVSLRKVLLPCGGQDVALSVQVVSFACGGFTVAWRTNHLVMDGTALGSLVGAWSELAQSGALAAGARPNHDRSVFRPRATPAYSASLDKAFTPLDPRRQVNVLTTSDSFVQRFYYIDASDIARLRELASRDGGERVTRVQALSAYLWKALAGVVGAADAHCRMGWWVNGRLRLTAPGLPDATRNYVGNLITLVEREVSVQEVQRMPLPDTDMVRETIAAPAYEEHFQELVDWVELPKARRYMETTNLGLGSPTLVLSPVTSLLVDTDFGFGSAVIALPVSMPEARMCTGYVQTFAKPDGDGSWAAATVLWPRLAAALEADEPRIFRPLTAEYLGLFAPQLQRGRL, encoded by the coding sequence ATGGCTAGTGTCAATGGCTGCGATAACTTCCCTATCCGGGTTGTGAGCCGGCGCATGGTGAAGGCCTCCGACCCCTCCATCAAACAGCACATCCTAGCCGTCTCTAACCTCGACCTCGTCCCACAGAGCATGCCGATCGCCACGGTCTGCATATACAGCCGCGCAACAGCGCCCGGCATCAATGCCATCACTGCATCATTCGAGGCTGGCTTGCCTTCCTTGCTGAACCACTATttcccgctcgccggccgcatcGCGACCAACCCAAGCTCCGGCCTCCCCCAGATCCACTGCAACAACCATGGCGCGGAGCTCGTGGTTGGCGAGGCCGGCGTGGCGCTTGCAAGCCTGGACTACGGCGCCATGAACGTGTCGCTGCGGAAGGTCCTGCTGCCATGCGGCGGCCAGGACGTGGCCCTGTCCGTGCAGGTGGTGTCGTTCGCGTGCGGCGGCTTCACTGTCGCGTGGCGCACCAACCACCTCGTCATGGACGGGACCGCGCTGGGCTCGCTCGTCGGCGCGTGGTCCGAGCTCGCGCAGTCGGGGGCGCTCGCGGCGGGAGCCCGGCCGAACCACGACCGCTCCGTCTTCCGCCCACGCGCGACACCGGCGTACTCCGCCTCTCTTGACAAGGCGTTCACGCCGCTTGATCCCCGGCGGCAGGTCAATGTCCTGACAACCAGCGACAGCTTCGTCCAGCGCTTCTACTACATCGACGCGTCCGACATCGCGCGGCTGCGCGAGCTGGcgagccgcgacggcggcgagcgcgtgaCGCGCGTGCAGGCACTTTCCGCCTACCTGTGGAAGGCCCTCGCCGGCGTCGTGGGCGCGGCTGATGCGCACTGCCGGATGGGATGGTGGGTGAACGGGCGCCTGCGGCTCACGGCGCCGGGGCTCCCCGACGCGACGCGAAACTACGTCGGCAACCTCATCACCTTGGTGGAACGCGAGGTGAGCGTGCAGGAGGTCCAGCGGATGCCGCTGCCAGACACGGACATGGTGCGTGAGACAATCGCAGCGCCGGCGTACGAAGAACACTTCCAGGAGCTCGTGGACTGGGTAGAGCTGCCCAAGGCCAGGCGCTATATGGAGACGACGAATCTCGGCCTGGGCAGCCCGACGCTGGTCCTTTCGCCAGTGACCTCGTTACTGGTGGACACAGACTTCGGCTTCGGGAGCGCCGTGATAGCGTTGCCGGTGTCGATGCCGGAAGCAAGGATGTGCACGGGATATGTGCAAACCTTCGCAAAACCAGATGGCGATGGTTCCTGGGCCGCCGCCACAGTACTCTGGCCGCGGCTTGCAGCGGCGCTCGAGGCTGACGAGCCACGCATCTTCAGGCCCCTCACGGCGGAGTACCTTGGCCTGTTTGCCCCGCAACTCCAGCGTGGTCGGCTCTGA